A genomic window from Streptomyces brevispora includes:
- a CDS encoding response regulator transcription factor has translation MTRVLLAEDDASISEPLARALRREGYEVEVREDGPTALDAGLQGGIDLVVLDLGLPGMDGLEVARRLRAEGHTVPVLVLTARADEVDTVVGLDAGADDYVTKPFRLAELLARVRALLRRGATEPAPQPATHGVRIDVESHRAWMGDEELQLTAKEFDLLRVLVRDAGRVVTRDQLMREVWDTTWWSSTKTLDMHISWLRKKLGDDAANPRYIATVRGVGFRFEKS, from the coding sequence ATGACCCGTGTACTGCTCGCCGAGGACGACGCATCCATCTCGGAGCCGCTGGCCCGCGCCCTGCGTCGGGAGGGATACGAGGTCGAGGTCCGCGAAGACGGTCCGACCGCTCTCGACGCCGGCCTCCAGGGCGGCATTGACCTGGTCGTACTCGACCTGGGGCTGCCCGGGATGGACGGCCTCGAAGTCGCCCGGAGACTCCGTGCCGAGGGCCACACCGTGCCGGTCCTGGTGCTGACCGCCCGCGCCGACGAGGTCGACACGGTCGTCGGCCTCGACGCCGGCGCCGACGACTACGTCACCAAGCCCTTCCGGCTGGCCGAACTCCTGGCCCGGGTCCGGGCGCTGCTGCGCCGCGGGGCCACCGAGCCCGCCCCGCAGCCCGCCACCCACGGGGTCAGGATCGACGTCGAGTCGCACCGCGCCTGGATGGGCGACGAGGAACTCCAGCTCACCGCCAAGGAGTTCGACCTGCTGCGGGTCCTGGTCCGCGACGCAGGCCGGGTCGTCACCCGCGACCAGCTGATGCGCGAGGTCTGGGACACCACCTGGTGGTCGTCCACCAAGACCCTCGACATGCACATCTCCTGGCTCCGCAAGAAGCTCGGGGACGACGCCGCCAACCCGCGCTACATCGCCACCGTCCGGGGCGTCGGCTTCCGGTTCGAGAAGAGCTGA
- a CDS encoding ATP-binding protein, with translation MRRRLINSTLAVVLVVIAVFGVSLVIVEARTISSSAQESVDSEALRVISVLESRLLGSERINPEVLAEQVDDKRYALVKMPGRAPIEVGKRPSGSVISATEQGERGEQVTIEESSFAVTREIGRTLVIIGAVALLAIVSAVLLAVRQANRLTSPLTDLAETAERLGSGDPRPRHKRYGVPELDRVADVLDSSAERIARMLTAERRLAADASHQLRTPLTALSMRIEEISVTDDPETVKEEANIALTQVERLTDVVQRLLTNARDPRTGSAVVFDLDEVVKQQIEEWRPAYRGEGRAIVRSGKQGLRAVGTPGAVAQVLAALIENSLMHGGGTVALRTRVTGNQAVIEVTDEGPGVPADLGARIFERTISGRNSTGIGLAVARDLAEADGGRLELLQQQPPVFALFLSRVALNRKEPERPVR, from the coding sequence ATGCGCCGAAGACTGATCAACTCCACCCTCGCCGTGGTGCTCGTGGTGATCGCCGTCTTCGGCGTCTCCCTCGTCATCGTCGAGGCCCGCACCATCAGCAGCAGCGCCCAGGAGAGCGTCGACTCCGAGGCGCTGCGGGTGATCAGCGTCCTCGAGAGCCGGCTCCTGGGCTCCGAGCGGATCAACCCCGAGGTGCTCGCCGAACAGGTCGACGACAAGCGCTACGCCCTGGTCAAGATGCCCGGCCGCGCCCCGATCGAGGTGGGCAAGCGCCCCAGCGGCAGCGTGATCAGTGCCACGGAGCAGGGGGAGCGCGGCGAGCAGGTCACCATCGAGGAGTCCAGCTTCGCCGTCACCCGCGAGATCGGCCGCACCCTGGTGATCATCGGAGCGGTGGCGCTGCTGGCCATCGTCTCCGCCGTCCTCCTCGCCGTACGCCAGGCCAACCGGCTGACCTCACCGCTCACCGACCTCGCCGAGACCGCGGAGCGCCTGGGCTCAGGCGACCCGCGCCCGCGCCACAAGCGGTACGGGGTGCCGGAGCTGGACCGGGTCGCCGATGTGCTCGACTCCTCCGCCGAACGGATCGCCCGGATGCTGACCGCGGAGCGCCGGCTCGCCGCCGACGCCTCCCACCAGCTCCGTACGCCGCTGACCGCGCTCTCCATGCGGATCGAGGAGATCTCCGTCACCGACGACCCGGAGACGGTGAAGGAGGAGGCGAACATCGCCCTCACCCAGGTCGAGCGGCTCACGGACGTGGTGCAGCGGCTGCTGACCAACGCCCGCGACCCGCGGACCGGCTCGGCCGTCGTCTTCGACCTCGACGAGGTCGTCAAGCAGCAGATCGAGGAGTGGCGCCCGGCCTACCGGGGCGAGGGCCGCGCGATCGTCCGCTCCGGCAAGCAGGGGCTGCGAGCCGTCGGCACCCCGGGCGCGGTCGCGCAGGTGCTGGCCGCGCTGATCGAGAACTCCCTGATGCACGGCGGCGGCACGGTCGCCCTGCGTACCCGGGTCACCGGCAATCAGGCGGTCATCGAGGTGACGGACGAGGGCCCCGGGGTCCCCGCCGACCTGGGCGCGCGGATCTTCGAGCGGACCATCAGCGGCCGCAACTCCACGGGCATCGGGCTCGCGGTCGCCCGGGACCTTGCGGAGGCGGACGGCGGCCGTCTGGAACTGCTCCAGCAGCAGCCCCCGGTGTTCGCCCTGTTCCTCAGCCGAGTGGCCCTGAACAGAAAAGAACCGGAACGCCCGGTGAGGTAG